The Acidimicrobiia bacterium genome includes a window with the following:
- the nhaA gene encoding Na+/H+ antiporter NhaA — MARTPPPAEHITWLESERVVPKRFVRPLLAFTHIESAGGAVLLLSAVVALVWANSPFGGSYQTFWTTEFDLTIGPLHLTETLRHVVNDGLMTIFFFVVGLEIKRELVSGDLRSPKAAALPVVAALGGMIVPATLYVLIAGGTPGAYHGWGIPMATDIAFSVGVVALLGSRVPLGGKLFLLALAIVDDIGAITVIAVFYTEQVALGFLGGTLLLLAAIWGAQRVGIRSLAFYLPMGFLAWFFLFESGVHATLAGVALGLLTPARSMYTDDEYLGRARRIISRHEVETADPRGVERIDFSALELSDVARESVAPLSRIENKLHPWSSFVVVPLFALANAGVRFAGVDLVDAATHPVALGVATGLVVGKMVGISVFAWAAVRLGLGELPKFTSWAHIVGLAAIAGIGFTVSLFVSDLAFRAHELEDFAKTGIFTGSAIAGIIGYLILRARPRRRGSESNDSDPGIVAI; from the coding sequence GTGGCCAGAACTCCGCCGCCAGCCGAGCACATCACGTGGCTCGAATCCGAACGGGTCGTCCCCAAGCGATTCGTGCGGCCCCTGCTTGCCTTCACCCACATCGAGTCGGCCGGTGGCGCCGTGCTGCTGCTCTCCGCCGTGGTTGCCCTTGTCTGGGCCAACTCCCCCTTCGGTGGCTCGTACCAAACCTTCTGGACCACCGAATTCGACCTCACGATTGGTCCACTCCACCTGACCGAAACCCTGAGGCATGTCGTCAACGACGGGTTGATGACCATCTTCTTCTTCGTGGTGGGCCTTGAGATCAAGCGCGAGTTGGTCAGTGGCGACCTGCGAAGCCCCAAGGCGGCCGCGCTGCCGGTCGTGGCGGCTCTCGGCGGGATGATCGTGCCGGCAACGCTCTATGTCCTCATCGCCGGAGGTACGCCGGGTGCCTATCACGGATGGGGCATCCCGATGGCTACCGACATCGCGTTCTCGGTGGGTGTCGTCGCCCTTCTTGGAAGCCGGGTGCCCCTGGGCGGCAAGCTCTTCCTTCTGGCTTTGGCGATCGTCGACGACATCGGGGCGATCACCGTGATCGCCGTCTTCTACACCGAGCAAGTGGCACTCGGGTTCCTCGGAGGGACGCTTCTGCTGCTGGCGGCGATCTGGGGAGCGCAACGGGTGGGGATCCGGTCCCTGGCCTTCTACCTGCCGATGGGATTCCTCGCCTGGTTCTTTCTCTTCGAGAGCGGGGTCCATGCCACCCTGGCCGGGGTGGCGCTGGGCCTGCTGACACCGGCACGGTCGATGTACACCGACGATGAGTATCTCGGTCGGGCACGTCGCATAATCAGCCGGCACGAAGTCGAGACAGCGGACCCGCGAGGTGTCGAACGGATCGACTTCAGCGCACTCGAGTTGTCCGACGTTGCACGAGAATCGGTCGCCCCGCTGAGCCGAATCGAGAACAAACTCCATCCCTGGTCTTCGTTCGTCGTGGTGCCGCTCTTCGCGCTGGCCAATGCCGGGGTCCGCTTCGCCGGAGTAGACCTCGTCGACGCCGCCACCCACCCCGTCGCCCTCGGCGTGGCTACCGGGCTGGTGGTGGGCAAGATGGTCGGCATCAGCGTCTTCGCCTGGGCGGCGGTGCGCCTCGGCCTCGGCGAACTGCCGAAGTTCACCAGCTGGGCCCACATCGTTGGCCTCGCCGCCATCGCCGGAATCGGGTTCACCGTGTCGCTCTTCGTCTCCGACCTCGCCTTCCGGGCGCACGAGCTAGAGGACTTCGCCAAGACGGGAATCTTCACTGGATCTGCGATCGCCGGGATCATTGGATACCTGATTCTGCGGGCGCGACCGAGACGGCGCGGCTCTGAGTCGAATGATTCGGACCCGGGTATCGTCGCGATCTAA
- a CDS encoding LCP family protein: MRATRPIGVLLVLSLIGSACGDDGGATTTTTSPPTTTSAPTTTLPPTTTTEAAPISAVIDVVMEGDDEAAAALEAFYSWVGDRTLPLPAVPAGLLDLLAEVHPTADMTVEAVFYSAEVDEGRVAVVTADDDMVLLADEGSGWEIVGGHLARFGVGPWYGGNVRHVLILGTDKNIGSFQPVYRADSIHILSANVERGAGSVVGFPRDTYVQASYGKDKFSSVNARSDRNSEEMVDIAEELSGLEIDGYIVTGFGGFMSLMNAFGGVVVDVPFGMAEPKSNAFLSRGVQRLFGEDALGFSRNRRISGGDFTRSLHQGMVILGALDGVLEQDVTQIPTLLAILQDFTWTNLSLGDLLNLATIAFTMSPTEVSNQVLPGTVGTAAGGASVVFLDEETAAEVFEDLQDGVIDE, translated from the coding sequence ATGAGAGCAACTCGTCCGATCGGCGTGCTTCTCGTCCTCAGCCTGATCGGGTCCGCCTGCGGAGACGACGGCGGCGCGACGACCACGACGACCAGTCCACCCACCACCACCTCGGCACCGACGACGACGCTGCCTCCGACCACGACCACCGAGGCCGCCCCCATTTCGGCCGTCATCGACGTGGTGATGGAGGGAGACGACGAGGCTGCGGCGGCGCTCGAGGCCTTTTACTCCTGGGTAGGTGACCGGACACTTCCGCTTCCGGCCGTTCCCGCCGGGCTGCTCGATCTTCTCGCCGAAGTGCACCCCACCGCAGATATGACCGTGGAGGCCGTCTTCTACTCCGCCGAGGTCGACGAGGGACGAGTGGCGGTGGTGACCGCCGACGACGACATGGTGCTGTTGGCGGACGAAGGGTCTGGCTGGGAAATCGTCGGAGGTCATCTCGCCCGGTTCGGAGTCGGCCCCTGGTACGGCGGCAACGTGCGCCACGTGCTGATCCTTGGCACCGATAAGAACATCGGCAGCTTCCAGCCGGTGTACCGCGCCGACAGCATCCACATCCTCTCGGCCAACGTCGAGCGCGGGGCGGGCAGCGTCGTCGGGTTTCCCCGCGACACCTATGTCCAGGCTTCCTACGGCAAGGACAAGTTCTCCAGCGTGAACGCCCGCTCGGACCGCAACTCCGAGGAGATGGTCGACATCGCCGAGGAACTCTCCGGGTTGGAGATCGACGGGTACATCGTCACCGGCTTCGGGGGATTCATGAGCCTGATGAACGCCTTCGGCGGGGTGGTGGTGGACGTTCCGTTCGGGATGGCCGAACCAAAATCCAACGCGTTCCTCTCACGCGGGGTGCAACGCCTGTTTGGTGAGGACGCTCTCGGGTTCAGCCGCAACCGGCGCATCTCCGGTGGAGACTTCACTCGATCGCTCCATCAGGGAATGGTCATCCTCGGGGCCCTCGACGGAGTGCTCGAACAAGACGTCACCCAGATTCCCACCCTCCTAGCCATCCTCCAGGACTTCACCTGGACCAACCTCTCGCTCGGCGACCTGCTCAACCTCGCCACCATCGCCTTCACCATGAGCCCCACCGAGGTCAGCAATCAAGTGTTGCCAGGCACGGTCGGGACCGCGGCGGGCGGCGCTTCGGTCGTGTTCCTCGACGAAGAAACCGCGGCAGAGGTGTTCGAGGACCTACAAGACGGCGTGATTGACGAGTAG
- a CDS encoding IS1595 family transposase codes for MDNSTLNLAELAKHLTDEHAAWELIESIRWPEGPTCPHCGWEDGAYYLGNRKTRKGEVSPRRLWKCSHCRKQYSALIGTIFERSHIPLSKWLLGIHLMSAGKNGVSAHELSRQLGITVKSAWFMSHRIREAMKLDPLAGMLSGTIEADETYIGGKRRGSGRGRPGTASHKTAVSTLVSRDGEARSQVMERVTGDDLGKVLSSNVTPDSTLMTDEFSAYRKPGQMFAGHETVNHAHGEYARGRVTTNTVEGYFSQLKRSIDGTHHHVTRHHLPRYLANFDYLYSTRKLTDGERTWRTIRQAGGRRLKYDTL; via the coding sequence ATGGACAACAGCACACTCAACCTCGCAGAACTTGCCAAGCACCTCACCGACGAACACGCCGCCTGGGAACTCATCGAGAGCATCCGCTGGCCCGAAGGACCGACCTGCCCCCACTGCGGATGGGAGGACGGGGCCTACTACCTCGGGAACCGCAAGACCCGCAAGGGCGAGGTCTCCCCTCGTCGGCTCTGGAAGTGCTCGCACTGCCGGAAGCAGTACTCCGCCCTCATCGGCACGATCTTCGAGCGCAGCCACATCCCCCTGTCGAAGTGGTTGTTGGGTATCCACCTTATGTCCGCTGGCAAGAACGGCGTCTCAGCCCACGAGTTGTCCCGGCAGTTGGGCATCACCGTCAAGTCGGCCTGGTTCATGTCGCACCGCATCCGCGAGGCGATGAAGCTCGACCCGCTCGCAGGGATGCTCTCAGGCACCATCGAAGCCGACGAGACCTACATCGGAGGCAAACGCCGCGGAAGCGGCCGCGGACGACCCGGTACAGCGTCCCACAAGACCGCCGTGTCAACGCTCGTCAGCCGAGACGGAGAAGCCCGCAGTCAGGTTATGGAGCGAGTCACCGGCGACGACCTCGGCAAAGTGCTGTCGTCCAACGTCACGCCCGACTCCACGCTCATGACCGACGAGTTCTCGGCCTACCGCAAGCCAGGGCAGATGTTCGCCGGACACGAGACCGTCAACCACGCCCACGGCGAATACGCCCGCGGACGGGTCACCACAAACACGGTCGAGGGGTACTTCTCACAGTTGAAGCGGTCGATCGACGGGACACACCACCATGTCACCCGCCACCACCTCCCGCGGTACCTGGCGAACTTCGACTACCTCTACTCGACCCGCAAGCTCACCGACGGTGAGCGCACCTGGCGCACCATCCGCCAGGCCGGAGGGAGGCGACTCAAGTACGACACCCTTTAG
- a CDS encoding DEAD/DEAH box helicase, giving the protein MHPVVADWLADPERAGRIVHVETVPERRAIFEALDPPLPDRLAEALGARGIDRLYRHQAQAISRARSGIHTVVVAGTASGKSLGYQAPILEAALGEGHATALMLFPTKALARDQLRALDAFGIAEATPVVYDGDTDADARVWARRHANVVMTNPDMLHIGILPSHSKWATFFRHLQFVVVDEVHVLRGIFGSHVGNVLRRLRRVARHYGADPTFLGSSATIGNPGELMSGLTGLPVEVVEQDTSPAGVRHYVLWNPEMEADDLRRSALAETTDLFVDLVRRGEHTIAFTRSRKGVELVYRWARERLDADLADRIAPYRAGYLPEQRREVERRLFSGELLGVTATNALELGIDVGGLDAAIVATFPGTVASFRQQTGRAGRSTDESLSVLVAGQDALDQWYMNHPRDLFGRASEAAVINPSNPHVLAGHMGCAAYEIPMLSNDAIATFGPEVEPLAADLVNDGVLRVRNGRLLWAGRGAPAPAIDIRTAGGPPFTIVDDTGEVIGTMDENRVFSQAHPGAVYLHQGDSYVIEYLDIADRLVRARADEVGYYTQPEEDTNIDVLEVLRTDTVGRFGHRLGEVEVESHVTGFKRKKIGDRSVVSYEPLDLPPRRYATQAIWFTVDEGLLRDSGVMEADLPGTLHAAEHTGIAMLPLFAICDRWDIGGLSTPFHPAAGMPVWFIYDGYPGGAGIAPIAYDAGARHLRATLEALRTCPCDTGCPSCVQSPKCGNFNEPLDKAGAVRLLEVGLGR; this is encoded by the coding sequence ATGCACCCCGTCGTTGCCGATTGGCTTGCCGATCCTGAGCGGGCCGGGCGCATCGTCCACGTCGAGACGGTGCCCGAGCGGCGGGCCATCTTCGAAGCACTCGATCCGCCGTTGCCCGACCGGCTTGCCGAGGCGCTGGGGGCGCGAGGCATCGACCGGCTGTACCGCCATCAGGCCCAGGCGATCAGCCGGGCCCGTTCGGGGATCCACACCGTGGTGGTCGCCGGCACCGCCTCGGGGAAGTCGCTGGGGTACCAGGCGCCGATCCTCGAAGCGGCGTTGGGCGAGGGGCACGCCACCGCGCTCATGCTCTTCCCCACGAAGGCGCTGGCCCGCGACCAGTTGCGAGCCCTCGACGCCTTCGGGATCGCCGAGGCGACACCGGTGGTGTACGACGGTGACACCGACGCCGACGCCCGCGTCTGGGCCCGGCGCCACGCCAATGTGGTGATGACGAACCCCGACATGCTTCACATCGGGATCCTGCCGTCCCACAGCAAATGGGCCACCTTCTTCCGTCACCTGCAATTTGTCGTCGTCGACGAGGTCCACGTCCTGCGGGGGATCTTCGGCAGCCATGTCGGGAATGTCCTGCGCCGTCTACGTCGCGTTGCCCGTCACTACGGCGCCGACCCCACGTTCCTCGGGTCGTCGGCGACGATTGGCAACCCCGGCGAATTGATGTCGGGGCTGACCGGCCTGCCGGTGGAGGTGGTGGAACAGGACACCTCCCCCGCCGGCGTGCGCCACTACGTGCTGTGGAACCCCGAGATGGAGGCGGACGATCTCCGCCGGAGCGCTCTCGCCGAGACCACCGACTTGTTCGTCGACCTGGTACGGCGCGGGGAGCACACGATCGCATTCACCCGGAGCCGCAAGGGTGTCGAGCTGGTGTATCGGTGGGCGCGGGAACGGCTCGATGCCGACCTGGCGGACCGCATTGCCCCTTACCGCGCCGGGTACCTGCCTGAGCAGCGGCGTGAGGTCGAACGCCGTCTGTTCTCAGGAGAGTTGCTCGGGGTCACCGCTACCAACGCCCTCGAACTGGGGATCGACGTCGGTGGTCTCGACGCCGCCATCGTCGCCACCTTCCCCGGCACGGTTGCCTCCTTCCGGCAACAGACGGGGCGGGCGGGACGATCCACCGACGAGTCGCTTTCGGTGTTGGTGGCGGGGCAGGATGCCCTCGACCAGTGGTACATGAACCACCCTCGGGACCTGTTCGGACGGGCTTCCGAGGCGGCGGTGATCAACCCGTCGAACCCGCATGTGCTCGCCGGCCACATGGGATGCGCCGCCTACGAGATCCCGATGCTGTCCAACGACGCGATCGCCACGTTCGGACCGGAAGTGGAGCCGTTGGCCGCCGACCTGGTGAACGACGGAGTGTTACGGGTCCGCAACGGTCGGCTGCTCTGGGCCGGCCGCGGTGCTCCGGCTCCCGCCATCGACATCCGCACTGCCGGTGGACCGCCCTTCACGATCGTCGACGACACCGGCGAGGTGATCGGAACGATGGACGAGAACCGGGTGTTCTCCCAGGCCCATCCCGGGGCGGTGTACCTGCACCAGGGCGACTCGTATGTGATCGAGTATCTCGACATCGCCGACCGCCTGGTCCGCGCCCGAGCCGACGAGGTGGGCTACTACACCCAGCCCGAGGAAGACACCAACATCGACGTGCTCGAGGTGCTGCGAACTGACACCGTCGGGCGATTCGGGCATCGGCTGGGCGAGGTAGAGGTCGAGTCGCATGTCACCGGGTTCAAACGCAAGAAGATCGGCGACCGCAGCGTCGTTTCCTATGAACCGCTCGATCTGCCACCCCGTCGATACGCCACCCAGGCGATCTGGTTCACCGTCGACGAGGGCCTATTGCGTGACTCCGGCGTCATGGAGGCCGACCTCCCCGGGACACTCCACGCCGCCGAGCACACCGGAATCGCCATGCTGCCCCTCTTCGCCATCTGCGACCGCTGGGACATCGGGGGGTTGTCGACCCCGTTCCACCCGGCGGCGGGTATGCCGGTCTGGTTCATCTACGACGGCTACCCCGGCGGAGCGGGGATCGCCCCCATCGCCTACGACGCCGGTGCCCGCCACCTGCGCGCCACCCTGGAGGCGCTGCGCACCTGCCCCTGCGACACCGGCTGCCCCTCATGCGTCCAGTCGCCGAAGTGCGGCAACTTCAATGAGCCGCTCGACAAGGCGGGGGCGGTGCGTCTGCTAGAGGTGGGGCTGGGTCGATAG
- a CDS encoding YciI family protein, which translates to MGYFAFIHRPGPAWRPGAPVLEQRLEGHFAYMAELETSGVLVVGGGFGDDTGALGIIQAASIDEAIAVVLRDPAVEDGVVVTEVHPLLITVGGRVKRSVD; encoded by the coding sequence ATGGGCTACTTTGCCTTCATCCACCGTCCCGGGCCGGCATGGCGCCCTGGCGCCCCGGTTCTCGAACAGCGGTTGGAGGGCCACTTCGCCTACATGGCCGAACTCGAGACCTCCGGAGTGCTTGTGGTGGGTGGGGGTTTCGGCGACGACACCGGTGCCCTCGGGATCATCCAGGCCGCATCTATCGACGAGGCTATCGCCGTGGTCTTGAGGGATCCGGCGGTCGAGGACGGAGTAGTCGTAACCGAGGTGCATCCCCTGCTGATCACCGTCGGCGGAAGGGTGAAGCGGTCGGTCGACTGA
- a CDS encoding ribbon-helix-helix protein, CopG family → MARREVLVQLEDDLVEALDQIAKERDTNRSELLRRAARLLVDAVDEQKADAELIEAYRKQPQDPAWIDTLMRTSLENWPAW, encoded by the coding sequence ATGGCTCGACGAGAAGTGTTGGTACAACTGGAAGACGATCTGGTCGAAGCGCTCGACCAGATCGCAAAGGAGCGCGACACGAACCGGTCTGAGCTCCTCAGGCGCGCGGCACGGCTGCTCGTCGATGCAGTCGATGAACAGAAGGCCGACGCCGAACTGATCGAGGCCTACCGCAAGCAACCCCAGGATCCAGCGTGGATCGACACTCTCATGCGGACGAGCCTCGAGAACTGGCCAGCGTGGTGA
- a CDS encoding type II toxin-antitoxin system PemK/MazF family toxin: protein MRSRELRWADLPAPYGRRPVCILTRDAALTVVIGVTVAPVTTTVRRIRSEVEVGRGEGLPEASVITCDNLLTVHRSQIDQIPIGVLGPEKRIELDRALTYALGITN from the coding sequence GTGAGAAGCCGAGAGTTGAGGTGGGCCGACCTTCCGGCCCCCTATGGCCGTAGACCCGTGTGCATCCTCACCCGCGATGCCGCCCTCACGGTGGTCATAGGCGTGACCGTCGCCCCGGTGACCACAACCGTCCGCCGGATCAGATCAGAGGTGGAAGTGGGCCGCGGCGAGGGCTTGCCGGAGGCATCGGTGATCACGTGCGACAACCTCTTGACCGTCCACCGCTCTCAGATCGACCAGATACCGATCGGCGTACTCGGGCCCGAGAAGAGGATCGAACTCGACCGCGCGTTGACCTATGCCCTAGGGATCACCAACTGA
- a CDS encoding Gmad2 immunoglobulin-like domain-containing protein gives MSRDPFDEMQKRNPVSRDEMPMAPMSVAERILGHRSQGAMPGWAMAAAAAFVVAAVGGGLLLFLTGGEANLPVGSGGTTTTTEELASTTVVTPVAVDGAVYFFVDQVGDGWEGGPFLVPVQATLAVGEFATSSETTLDHAAAAMTRLLEGVGDEAISASALSSAIPAGTRLLGVAIEEATGIVIVDLSSEFVSGGGSASMIGRVGQVVYTLTRIDDVFGVRFQIDGVSTTVFGGEGLIIDDPATRAGFDGLLPAVMIESPAYGGEPTSRGPLVVSGTANVFEATVTIELLDGSGAVLFEGFATATCGTGCRGEWEAAVAYDTSGISQAGEWGTLRAFESSAEDGRPTNVREHPLWLHGDAEAPGSTTIPTDEAECSGSLAGAVLAQQDGLPDAVAAKRAAIWNAAVECDWDQLQSLLGPSFAYSYGGQDDSVDAPINFWQGLEEDGEDPIRFLAELLSQPFGILENQDITYYVWPSVHTKPWEDVTDAERESLRPLFDEADFADFEAFGAYYHYRIGILANGDWVYFIAGD, from the coding sequence ATGAGCCGCGATCCGTTCGATGAGATGCAGAAGAGAAATCCGGTGAGCCGGGACGAGATGCCGATGGCGCCGATGTCGGTCGCCGAGCGCATTCTCGGGCACCGGTCCCAGGGAGCGATGCCGGGTTGGGCGATGGCGGCCGCCGCCGCATTCGTGGTCGCCGCGGTCGGGGGCGGGCTGCTGCTGTTCCTGACTGGCGGTGAGGCCAACCTCCCGGTGGGCAGCGGGGGGACGACGACGACGACCGAGGAATTGGCGTCGACCACGGTGGTCACACCCGTGGCGGTCGACGGAGCCGTTTACTTCTTTGTCGACCAGGTTGGCGACGGTTGGGAGGGTGGTCCGTTCCTCGTTCCCGTGCAAGCGACGCTGGCTGTGGGGGAGTTCGCCACCTCGAGTGAGACCACCCTCGACCACGCCGCCGCGGCGATGACTCGACTCCTCGAAGGAGTCGGCGACGAGGCGATCTCAGCGTCGGCACTCTCGTCGGCGATTCCGGCGGGCACCCGGCTGCTGGGAGTCGCCATCGAGGAGGCGACCGGCATCGTTATCGTCGACCTCTCGTCGGAGTTCGTCTCGGGCGGCGGATCGGCGTCGATGATCGGCCGGGTGGGGCAGGTGGTGTACACATTGACCCGGATCGATGACGTCTTCGGCGTCCGGTTCCAGATCGATGGTGTGTCGACGACGGTGTTCGGCGGCGAGGGTTTGATCATCGATGATCCTGCGACACGGGCAGGTTTCGACGGCCTGCTCCCCGCAGTGATGATCGAGTCGCCGGCGTATGGCGGCGAGCCAACGAGTCGCGGTCCGCTGGTGGTCTCGGGAACCGCCAACGTGTTCGAGGCGACGGTGACCATCGAGTTGCTCGATGGCTCGGGTGCAGTCCTGTTCGAAGGCTTCGCCACCGCCACTTGTGGCACCGGCTGTCGCGGTGAGTGGGAGGCCGCCGTTGCCTACGACACCAGCGGCATCTCGCAGGCCGGTGAGTGGGGCACGTTGCGGGCATTCGAGTCGTCCGCCGAGGACGGCCGGCCGACCAACGTCCGGGAGCATCCGCTATGGCTGCACGGCGACGCCGAAGCGCCCGGCTCGACGACAATTCCGACCGACGAGGCCGAGTGCTCGGGATCGCTCGCCGGCGCCGTGTTGGCCCAACAGGATGGGCTGCCGGATGCGGTCGCCGCGAAGCGGGCTGCGATCTGGAACGCCGCGGTCGAGTGCGACTGGGACCAACTCCAGAGCCTGCTCGGCCCGTCCTTCGCCTACTCCTACGGCGGGCAGGACGACTCGGTCGACGCCCCGATCAACTTCTGGCAGGGCCTCGAGGAGGATGGGGAGGACCCGATCCGCTTCCTGGCGGAGTTGCTCAGCCAGCCGTTCGGCATTCTCGAGAACCAGGACATCACCTACTACGTGTGGCCGTCGGTGCACACGAAGCCGTGGGAGGACGTGACCGACGCCGAGCGGGAGTCGCTGCGACCCCTCTTCGACGAGGCGGACTTTGCCGACTTCGAAGCCTTCGGTGCCTACTACCACTATCGGATCGGGATCCTGGCGAACGGCGACTGGGTCTACTTCATCGCCGGCGATTGA
- a CDS encoding sigma-70 family RNA polymerase sigma factor — translation MTASRIGTRGLPSEEEFRNLFSRHYGAVFAYAARRVGWDEAGDAAAEVFTIAWKKIRSVPDGSEALPWLYGVARRVVSNQRRSLQRRERLDAKVARLPERRVEHDPVDFDSALASLDDDDREVLMLAAWEGLNPEEMGRVFGCSANAASVRLHRARGRLAEAWGHESGGGR, via the coding sequence ATGACCGCCTCACGCATCGGCACGCGCGGGCTGCCTTCCGAGGAGGAGTTCCGGAATCTGTTCTCCCGGCATTACGGAGCGGTGTTCGCATACGCCGCCCGTCGGGTCGGGTGGGACGAGGCCGGTGACGCCGCCGCGGAGGTGTTCACGATTGCCTGGAAGAAGATTCGATCGGTACCCGATGGGTCCGAAGCGTTGCCCTGGCTCTACGGGGTGGCGCGGCGGGTCGTCTCCAACCAACGCCGCTCGCTGCAACGCCGCGAGCGGCTCGACGCCAAGGTGGCGAGATTGCCGGAGCGTCGGGTCGAGCACGACCCGGTCGACTTCGACTCCGCTTTGGCGTCGCTCGATGACGACGACCGAGAAGTGCTGATGCTCGCCGCCTGGGAGGGCCTGAATCCGGAGGAGATGGGAAGGGTGTTCGGATGTTCCGCCAACGCCGCCTCTGTGCGCCTCCATCGCGCCCGGGGCCGCCTCGCAGAGGCATGGGGTCATGAAAGTGGAGGTGGCCGATGA
- a CDS encoding Rv3654c family TadE-like protein: MSEKGSASLALLGVTGVVMVLAVGLGAVGSVMRARVEVSTAADAAALAAAPVTFLPFGAQGTPTEEAARFAALNGSRLLSCVCPLDPSWEPRTVEVRTERSLEIWPLGEFAVEAVGRAEFVPSLLLLGE; encoded by the coding sequence TTGAGCGAGAAGGGCAGCGCTTCGCTGGCGCTTCTCGGGGTCACCGGGGTGGTGATGGTGCTGGCGGTCGGCCTGGGGGCCGTCGGGTCGGTGATGCGAGCCCGGGTGGAGGTGAGTACCGCCGCCGACGCTGCCGCGTTGGCCGCCGCCCCGGTCACTTTCCTGCCATTCGGCGCGCAAGGAACCCCCACCGAGGAGGCAGCGCGGTTCGCCGCCCTCAACGGATCCCGCCTGCTCTCCTGCGTGTGCCCGCTCGACCCGTCGTGGGAGCCGCGCACCGTCGAGGTCCGCACCGAACGGTCGCTCGAGATCTGGCCCCTCGGGGAGTTCGCCGTCGAGGCGGTAGGGCGAGCGGAGTTTGTGCCGTCTTTGCTGTTGTTGGGTGAGTGA
- a CDS encoding TadE/TadG family type IV pilus assembly protein, protein MTTERGSAAVEFALVLPLVLLVLLAAVEVAVAARVQLEVSGAAREGAREAATTPEPGRAVAAVRRALGGDAGGRARVSVVREHVVGGTAEVVVRLRHRVAGPLFGGFDVTLVGRAVMRVER, encoded by the coding sequence ATGACGACCGAGCGCGGCAGTGCCGCCGTGGAGTTCGCCCTCGTCCTGCCCCTCGTACTTCTGGTGCTCCTTGCTGCGGTCGAAGTGGCGGTGGCGGCAAGGGTGCAGCTCGAGGTTTCCGGGGCGGCGCGTGAGGGTGCTCGCGAGGCGGCCACCACCCCCGAGCCCGGGAGGGCAGTGGCTGCCGTTCGGCGAGCGCTCGGCGGGGACGCCGGGGGCAGGGCGAGGGTGTCGGTCGTGCGGGAGCACGTAGTCGGAGGAACCGCCGAGGTGGTGGTGCGACTGCGCCACCGCGTCGCCGGGCCATTGTTCGGGGGCTTCGATGTCACCCTCGTCGGACGGGCGGTGATGCGGGTGGAACGTTGA
- a CDS encoding DUF4244 domain-containing protein, whose amino-acid sequence MRDESGQATAEYALVIVAAAIVAVALISWAAGSNALPSFFDAVIDRVRGFAGAGG is encoded by the coding sequence ATGAGAGATGAGTCTGGCCAGGCCACTGCGGAGTACGCCCTGGTCATCGTTGCCGCCGCGATCGTCGCCGTCGCGTTGATCTCGTGGGCGGCGGGATCCAACGCGTTGCCCTCCTTCTTCGATGCCGTGATCGATCGGGTGCGCGGCTTCGCCGGTGCCGGCGGATGA
- a CDS encoding type II secretion system F family protein → MIAVPVIGAAWWVATRVGWRRPWLVAAASGLLVLSPMVGIAVMAVAVARYRWLRARRDAEIEREAEGDVALLADLLGLGLTAGLSLRAAIDIATPQVAAPVQADLTAMCRRIDRAGLAAGLAGTSGRLEGLARVAAGAAVSGAPLAPAVAAFSKVRRHADHATRMERARRLPVRLLLPLALLILPGFVLLAVGPAVLQGLARLGSTP, encoded by the coding sequence GTGATCGCGGTGCCGGTGATCGGTGCCGCCTGGTGGGTGGCAACCCGGGTGGGTTGGCGCCGCCCCTGGCTTGTGGCTGCTGCCAGCGGACTCCTCGTGCTTTCGCCGATGGTGGGGATCGCGGTCATGGCGGTCGCCGTGGCCCGCTACCGCTGGCTGCGGGCGCGGCGGGATGCCGAGATCGAGAGAGAGGCCGAAGGCGATGTGGCGCTCCTCGCCGATCTCCTCGGCCTGGGGCTGACCGCCGGGCTGAGCCTGCGGGCCGCGATCGACATCGCGACTCCCCAGGTCGCTGCCCCCGTTCAGGCCGACCTCACCGCGATGTGCCGTCGGATCGATCGGGCGGGATTGGCGGCGGGCCTGGCCGGTACCAGCGGTCGCCTCGAGGGCCTTGCCCGGGTCGCGGCCGGTGCCGCCGTCAGCGGGGCGCCGCTCGCCCCCGCCGTCGCCGCGTTTTCCAAGGTACGCCGCCACGCCGATCATGCGACCCGGATGGAGCGCGCCCGGAGGCTGCCGGTTCGGCTGCTGCTTCCGCTCGCACTGCTGATCCTGCCGGGTTTCGTCCTCCTCGCGGTGGGGCCGGCGGTTCTTCAGGGTCTGGCGCGTCTCGGTTCAACCCCTTGA